Part of the Desulfobulbaceae bacterium genome is shown below.
CTCAAGCAGCTTCTTACCTTCAATCGCCCCCGAGGCAGAGACGATGACCTTAGGTTTGGAGTGATCGATACGAAGGGCAAGTTCATGGGGAGCAAAACCGCCAAAGACCACCGAATGAACGGCGCCGATCCTGGCACAGGCGAGCATGGCGATGGCCGCTTGAGGGATCATCGGCATATAAATGATCACGGTGTCACCCTTCACGATGCCAAAATCACGGAGCGCACCGGCAAAGGTGGCCACCAGATCCCGCAACTCCCGATAGGTGTATTTTTCGATGGTTCTGGTTACCGGGCTATCATAAATCAAAGCGACCTGATCGGCGCGGCCCCTGGCCACGTGCCGATCCACGGCATTGTAGCAGGTATTGAGTTCTCCTCCGGCAAACCAGCGATAAAACGGGGGCCGGGCATCGTCTAAGACCTTATCCCAGGACTTGTGCCAGTCAATGCCCTCTGCTGCTTTGGCCCAAAATGCCTCCGGATCCTCAATACTTTTAGTAATGATCTCTTGATACCTGCCCATCCCTTGCCCTCCGCCAGCGATCCATTAAAATCATCCGTATCCGTGCCAAAACCACGCATCTTTGGCTTAAATACCATCTCACCGACACCGCCTCTCGACCAGCCAGATCCCACATGGTATCACTACGGGTTTATACCTATATCCTCTCCGAATTACTCTACCCCGAGAAAGATGTCAAGACTGCGAAACAGAATAAAAATTTATTCCTCAGCAGCACTCATTTCTGTTTATTTCCAAAGGAGCTTTGCGTATAGTCAAGGCTTTATGATGTCATGGAGTTAGTTGCCAGCCCGTCATGTTGGGGAATAGTTCACCCCGTTAGGGCAACGATGGCGGCACAATAGCATCCTACATCGTCACATCAACAACCAAAACAGCAAACCATGTCATTGCCCCTGTCACTCATCCAAACCTCGCTTGGCAAAAAGTACCTCTCTGCCGGCACCGGTTTCCTGCTCGGCCTCTTCCTCGTCGTCCATCTGATCGGCAATGCCACTGCATTCTTCGGTCGTGACGCCTATAACGCCTATGCCTCCCACCTCCACACCTTAGGTCCATTCCTTAAGGTTCCAGAGACCATCCTCGCTCTGATCTTTTGCATCCACGTCTTAACCGCCGTGCTCCTGTTCATTGAAAACCGCAAAGCCAGGCCCTGTCGTTACGCGGTCAGCGCAACAACAACTACCAGATTACCGTCAACCACCATGCCCTACTCCGGGGTTGTTATCCTGATCTTCATCCTGGCACACCTCTTTCAATTCCACTTCACAAAACACACGACACCCATCGCAGAACTGGTCAGAAGAGCCCTTTCCCAACCGGCAATCGGCCTATTTTATCTCCTCGCACTCACTGCCTTGGGGCTCCACCTGAGCCACGGCTTCTGGAGCCTGTTACAATCTTTCGGAATCAAC
Proteins encoded:
- a CDS encoding succinate dehydrogenase cytochrome b subunit — translated: MSLPLSLIQTSLGKKYLSAGTGFLLGLFLVVHLIGNATAFFGRDAYNAYASHLHTLGPFLKVPETILALIFCIHVLTAVLLFIENRKARPCRYAVSATTTTRLPSTTMPYSGVVILIFILAHLFQFHFTKHTTPIAELVRRALSQPAIGLFYLLALTALGLHLSHGFWSLLQSFGINHPRYNNFFVLSGLGSGILISTVFMLIVILCLFSDSFLL